The following proteins are encoded in a genomic region of Sparus aurata chromosome 23, fSpaAur1.1, whole genome shotgun sequence:
- the kctd13 gene encoding BTB/POZ domain-containing adapter for CUL3-mediated RhoA degradation protein 1, with translation MSAEASVGSDAADSAPSDVSQPAFHSTEELRHRGLLGSKYVKLNVGGSLHYTTVQTLSKEDSLLRSICNGGTEVTIDSEGWVVLDRSGQHFGLVLNFLRDGSVPLPEDHRELDEVLKEAQYYRVQGLVQHCLTALQKQKDVFESVCRIPMITSAKEEQKMIATCRKPVVKLQNNRGNNKYSYTSNSDDNLLKNIELFDKLVLRFNGRVLFVKDVLGDEICCWSFYGEGRKIAEVCCTSIVYATEKKQTKVEFPEARIFEETLNILIYENGRGSGPGGLHLLDSRGSGSSLGAGQSEEEGAVGGDRRVRRIHVRRHIMHDERGHGQQTVYKD, from the exons ATGTCTGCTGAGGCTTCAGTTGGCAGTGATGCTGCTGACTCGGCCCCATCTGATGTTTCCCAGCCTGCCTTCCACAGCACAGAGGAGCTCAGACATCGCGGTCTGCTGGGGAGCAAGtatgtcaaattaaatgttgGCGGCTCGCTGCATTATACAACCGTCCAGACGTTAAGCAAGGAGGACAGTCTGTTGCGGAGCATATGCAACGGTGGAACGGAGGTTACAATAGACTCAGAAG GCTGGGTGGTTTTGGATAGGAGTGGACAACATTTTGGACTCGTTCTGAACTTCCTGCGAGATGGCTCAGTACCGCTTCCAGAGGACCACAGAGAGCTGGATGAGGTTTTAAAGGAGGCCCAGTACTATCGCGTCCAGGGACTCGTCCAGCACTGCCTCACTGCCTTGCAG AAACAAAAGGATGTCTTTGAGAGTGTGTGTCGCATCCCCATGATCACTTCGGCTAAAGAAGAACAGAAGATGATTGCTACTTGTAGAAAG CCGGTCGTAAAATTGCAGAACAACAGAGGAAACAACAAGTACTCTTACACCAG CAACTCTGACGATAACCTGCTGAAGAACATCGAACTCTTTGACAAACTTGTGCTGCGATTTAACGGACGCGTCCTGTTTGTCAAAGATGTGCTGGGGGATGAAATCTGCTGTTGGTCTTTCTACGGTGAAGGCCGCAAGATTGCTGAAGTATGCTGCACATCCATTGTCTACGCCACAGAGAAGAAGCAGACCAAA GTTGAATTTCCTGAGGCTCGAATCTTTGAAGAAACCCTCAATATCCTCATTTATGAGAACGGCAGGGGATCTGGTCCAGGAGGCTTACACCTTTTAGATTCAAGAGGCTCGGGGTCATCACTGGGAGCTGGCCAATCGGAGGAAGAGGGTGCTGTGGGAGGGGACAGGCGAGTAAGACGGATCCACGTCAGGAGGCATATAATGCACGATGAGAGAGGGCACGGTCAGCAAACTGTGTATAAAGACtga